CTTAAAACTTACGTTTGTGAGAATTCTAGGAAGGAGGAAGTTGCCATGTGGGGGAGACACTGAGAACCTGACAGCGTTGTGCTAGGCACTAGCAATACATTTCTGTAGTAGAGAAAGTAAGGGCCTGGCTGTGTAATTCATCCCACCCTAGGCTTTACAGCGAAGTTAGCACTGTTGAGCTTAATTTAAGGAGTATTGTTTTCGCTCCACACTTGTTGCCAACAGCGTCTTTCTCCCACCAAGGTTCCTGTGACCCATACGATCATGTTCTGTAGGCTTTCACATTAATCACGATTACCCTGGTAAATTAGAGAGAAGGAATCCAATTAACCAAGTGACTTGACAGTGTCAGAAGCCATGCTTCCAACTACATACCAGCATGTCGTGAGCCCCCTTGTGCCCTGCTAGGTTCCTGGCAGGCTACCCTGAGGGCTTGAAATGAAGTGGGACTTTTCTAGAAAAGTACATTTTATGCCAAGCTGTTGAGCCCTGCTGTCATCGGAATGCCATCCATCTGCTCGTTCTTGGCTCATCTCCCGTTTTCTCTTCACCTGTCATTTAACCTCCCGTCTGCCCTTGTTCACCTGAACCTCTTTCTCAGCTGTCACTGTTTTGGACATGTGACTAGAGAAAGTGCTACCTGTTCTCTACCTTTCCACTTTTTTCTCCGTAAACTGCCTGGCCAGAGCAGTATGGCAGAGAACACTTCAAGTGTACAACAAAGTAGAGCATGTGAACTAGTTAGTGCTAGTCCAAGTAGAAAGGCCTTGAAACCCTAAGGGCTTTGGAATTTACGTCAGCAGATTCAGGTGAACACCCATGAACACTCTTGTTTCCTACTGGGCCATTAGGATCCTTCTGcattaaaaataggaaacaagTCCAGGGATGAAGTAAATGTGTGTTCAGAAGCACTCAATTCTGGATAAAAAAGACATGCATCCCTGATATACCAGACCTGCAGTGGTACTGCCTTCTGGGTACATGTCCTGAGTTGCTTCTGATCTCTTTTCTGTAGCCAAAGAAAAGGCAGTGAATAACATTATTCTTTCTCAGCTGTGTCTTCAGTATAGTGCCACATGGCTTGCTGAAGGTTGAGCTGGTCCTGTGGCAATGTCTACATGACAGGCAGTAACACTGACTCCATTTGCCTCGCAGGAATACCTCCACGGGCCCATTCCCGAGAGTCTAGTGATTCCGCAGACGGCCGGGCCACACCCTCTGAGAACCTTCTACCCTCATCTGCTCGCGTGGATAAGCCCCCCAGTGTGCTGCCCTACTTCAATCGCCCTCCTGCAGCCCTTCCCCTGATGGgtctacccccacccccaattccaccCCCACCACCTCTCTCTTCAAGCTTTggtgttcctcctcctcctcctggcatCCACTATCAGCATCTCATGCCCCCTCCTCCTCGATTACCTCCTCATCTGGCTGTTCCTCCCCCTGGGGCCATCCCTCCTGCGCTTCACCTCAACCCAGCCTTCTTCCCACCACCAAATGCTGCAGTGGGGCCTCCACCAGACACCTACATGAAGGCCTCTACACCCTATAACCACCATGGCAGGTAAGGACCATCTTGTGCCTTTGAGATCTGAGCCAGGTGTAGGATGGTATAGTGTCAAGCATTTTGTTCTGCCTTAAGAATTGAGCCCTGATTCCATGTGTTTACTCTCGTGGAATCTGTTTTCCTAGCGTTGAGTCTTGGGACATAGTTCATTTTACTTTTGTTAATGGGTTCATGGCTTCATATGTGGAGGGTGGTTCATTTGCATCTTAAGCACTTGACCCAAAAGATCCCCTTTTAAGGAGCTTGATTAAATTGAGTGCCATGATTATGACTATGAATGTTTAGCACTGTCGGGTCAGGCCACAAATATAAAAGCCTATGATAGAAAAATGCCGGCCTGGGTGCTGGGTTTGAAGTTGtcaccttttaaaattaaaatacagtaaatgtgggggaaaaaagcaTATGGTGGAAGAGTAACACGTAAGACTAAGACAATACTGTAATACATGGTAAGAACAGTAAGAGGTGTGGGCATTCAGGAGTGATCTTGTGTCTGTGCAGCCGAGACGTGGGCCCTCCACCCTCTGCAGTGAGTGAAGCTGAATTTGAAGAGATCATGAAGCGAAACCGAGCAATTTCCAGCAGTGCCATTTCCAAAGCGGTAGCTGGAGCCAGTGCAGGTAACTTGCTCTTACCTTAGCGGCTTCTCCCCTAGTTTTTCCTTGTTTTGTCATTTCCATTTACAAAAGGTCAACAGGAACAAGTAGAAACATTATTAGTTATCTAGCTGacatacctggaaaagcaatgtgtAACCTGATTTCTTGGCTTTTGGGAAGTACTGGTGATATTACTTACTTAGCCTGTTCCTAGACCTGCCCCCTGTCAGAATCAACTTAGTATCTAGAATGTAAGTTAATTAGTACCACATGATTGTGGTATTGGTTGTAGAGTGAAATTCCTGTCCCCCAGACTTCCCTGATCTTAGTGCCTGGTACAAGTCTGTTTAGTGAACCCACTGCCAGGTGTAGTCCTGAGGTCTGTAGGAATAGTCTTAACCCAGATGATTGTTTGTTATGGAGTCTGCGCGAACTTGGTGACCTTCATGTAGCCTTAGAAAGAGGCAAGTCTGTGGGATGTCATCTTTAGGTATATTCTGCCCTTCTAGAAGCTAACTTTTGCCCTGTTTTCAGGGTTCTGGTTTGAATTTCACGTATTAGTATTGCTCGCTTCCTTCTAATGAATTTCTCACATTGAATGTGAATTGTCTCTAGACTTGTCACATCTTGTAAGAAATAAATTTGCCCTGGGGATGGTGCTatagctcagcaggctaatcctccatcttcaagtgtCAACTCtctttatgggtgctggttcatgtcccagctgctccactttccatccagctccctgcttgtggccaaggaaagcagtggagaatggcccaagtacttaagaacatacatccacgtaggagacccagaagaggttcctggcttctggcttcagaaccgGCTCAGcagtggagtgagccagtgaatgggagatctttctatgTCCCTCCATCTccctataaatttgtcttttggataaaaatgaataaatcttaaagaggtTTGTCCTGAATATATGTTCTCTATAATTCCTCACTTTTTGCTGTGAACACTGACAGCTGAATGGTTGTTTTTAAGAAGTAATACACATCCATTATAACAAATCAGACATACAGAATTTAACCAAAATTATCGTTGTTCTCTCTCCCCTGGCAATCACTTCATACTGCACTGATCAATAATAAACTCTGTCTCCCTCCATTTCTTATGTTCTCGGTCCTGTCATTCAGACCACATGTAT
The sequence above is a segment of the Ochotona princeps isolate mOchPri1 chromosome 4, mOchPri1.hap1, whole genome shotgun sequence genome. Coding sequences within it:
- the CPSF7 gene encoding cleavage and polyadenylation specificity factor subunit 7 isoform X3, producing the protein MWAVSPGYAEVVVASENSVHKLLELLPGKVLNGEKVDVRPATRQNLSQFEAQARKRECVRVPRGGIPPRAHSRESSDSADGRATPSENLLPSSARVDKPPSVLPYFNRPPAALPLMGLPPPPIPPPPPLSSSFGVPPPPPGIHYQHLMPPPPRLPPHLAVPPPGAIPPALHLNPAFFPPPNAAVGPPPDTYMKASTPYNHHGSRDVGPPPSAVSEAEFEEIMKRNRAISSSAISKAVAGASAGDYSDAIETLLTAIAVIKQSRVANDERCRVLISSLKDCLHGIEAKSYSMGASGSSSRKRHRSRERSPSRSRESSRRHRDLLHNEDRHDDYFQERNREHERHRDRERDRHH
- the CPSF7 gene encoding cleavage and polyadenylation specificity factor subunit 7 isoform X4, which encodes MGLPPPPIPPPPPLSSSFGVPPPPPGIHYQHLMPPPPRLPPHLAVPPPGAIPPALHLNPAFFPPPNAAVGPPPDTYMKASTPYNHHGSRDVGPPPSAVSEAEFEEIMKRNRAISSSAISKAVAGASAGDYSDAIETLLTAIAVIKQSRVANDERCRVLISSLKDCLHGIEAKSYSMGASGSSSRKRHRSRERSPSRSRESSRRHRDLLHNEDRHDDYFQERNREHERHRDRERDRHH